The Listeria welshimeri serovar 6b str. SLCC5334 genome has a window encoding:
- a CDS encoding ImmA/IrrE family metallo-endopeptidase codes for MYEKLVNKYQDEVTIREEKMPYKLPGLYLNGMIFISKDRSSIEKGCILVEELMHYKYTVGNITKQETISDKKQELFARRKGYEELIPLDDIITCFYLGLREYFEVAEFLEVTEEFLRHTVSHYAEKYGPMYDCGDYLINFGNSIDVYKKF; via the coding sequence TTGTACGAAAAATTGGTCAATAAATACCAAGACGAGGTAACTATTAGAGAAGAGAAAATGCCTTATAAATTACCTGGCCTTTATTTAAATGGAATGATTTTTATAAGCAAGGATCGATCTTCTATAGAAAAAGGTTGTATTTTAGTTGAAGAACTCATGCATTATAAATACACTGTAGGAAATATTACAAAACAAGAAACTATTTCAGATAAGAAACAAGAACTTTTTGCCCGCCGAAAAGGATATGAAGAATTAATTCCATTAGATGATATAATTACCTGTTTTTATCTCGGTTTAAGGGAATATTTTGAGGTTGCTGAGTTTTTAGAAGTTACCGAAGAGTTTTTACGACATACCGTTTCTCATTATGCTGAAAAATACGGCCCAATGTATGATTGCGGGGATTATCTAATCAATTTTGGCAACTCTATCGATGTGTATAAAAAATTTTAA
- a CDS encoding ArpU family phage packaging/lysis transcriptional regulator: MQVLVLPENKDINYIKTVHEVKRFFTDFQRFRVIAGLSQKPCLTMNGFLEECQFGSVAFAARHNKEVIAEARWLVQKYTEKLNQMDGLYRKILLECYIERKQDVAIMMDLPYEIAQFKRIKKRAVLELASIMGILVRK; the protein is encoded by the coding sequence ATGCAAGTTTTAGTTTTACCAGAAAATAAAGATATCAATTATATCAAGACAGTGCATGAAGTAAAACGATTTTTTACTGATTTTCAGCGTTTTCGAGTGATTGCAGGATTATCGCAAAAGCCGTGTCTTACAATGAATGGATTTTTAGAGGAATGCCAATTTGGGTCGGTCGCATTTGCTGCTAGACACAATAAAGAAGTTATCGCAGAAGCTCGCTGGTTAGTTCAAAAATACACTGAAAAACTAAATCAAATGGATGGATTATATCGGAAAATTTTGCTTGAGTGCTATATAGAACGCAAACAAGATGTTGCAATAATGATGGATTTACCATATGAAATAGCCCAGTTTAAAAGAATTAAAAAAAGAGCTGTGCTTGAACTGGCCTCAATTATGGGGATTTTGGTTAGGAAATGA
- a CDS encoding bifunctional metallophosphatase/5'-nucleotidase, whose protein sequence is MKVNKFFKKTTHVLLVAGLTIGLTAPFTGTTTQAAADTVPIQILGINDFHGALETASKDASGSPIGGADYLATNLDNATNSFLQANPEASADNAIRVQAGDMVGASPAVSGLLQDEPTMKVLQKMNFEVGTLGNHEFDEGLPEYKRILDGVSTSKFGPIVEAYPRVKSDMKIVAANVVNKGTNKVAEGFSPYYVKEIDGVKVGFIGIVTTEIPNLVLANHIKDYDFLDEAETIVKYSAELRGQGVNAIVVLSHVPALSTGNPNTGTKQDVAGEAANMMTKANELDPNNSVDLVLAGHNHQYTNGLVGKTRIVQSYNNGKAFSDVTGELDKTTGDFVTPPDAKITYNTRNVTPNADITAVTEDAKSRIEGVINETIGLANKDVISRDTNLDNKAIDDKESELGNMITDAQRYMANKAGADVDFAMTNNGGIRADLTTRLANGQNEITWGAAQAVQPFGNILQVVEMTGADILEALNQQYLSNQTYFLQISGLKYTFTDTDDLDHAYKVASVTTEDGTPLKADQKYKVVINDFLFGGGDGFSAFKKANLVTAIDPDTETFINYIKDQKAAGKVITAQKEGRKVYKSKAEIDKETEDAAIKAIKDATKINKLAEKEKALTGTTLPFATVAVQKADTTAKMARAADPTATADTNGKFSVDVSSLDLKEGDQITTTITDSNGYSTTFQTTVQAAATTPPDNGNGGTDNGNGGTDNGNGNNGGTDNGNGNNGGTDNGNGNAGNGSGTTGGTTTTEKPATTTPNTTPSGNTNTTLPTTGDTAGLATVFGLILTTTALYTLRKKG, encoded by the coding sequence GTGAAAGTGAACAAATTTTTTAAGAAAACTACACATGTTTTACTCGTAGCAGGGCTCACAATCGGACTTACTGCACCATTCACCGGGACAACAACACAAGCAGCAGCAGATACGGTTCCCATTCAGATTTTGGGGATAAATGATTTCCATGGAGCGCTTGAAACAGCCTCCAAAGATGCATCCGGCTCACCAATTGGAGGAGCAGATTACTTAGCTACTAACTTGGACAACGCCACTAACTCATTTTTGCAAGCAAATCCTGAGGCTAGTGCGGACAATGCCATTCGAGTTCAAGCTGGTGATATGGTCGGCGCAAGCCCAGCAGTATCTGGTTTACTTCAGGATGAGCCAACCATGAAAGTTCTCCAAAAAATGAATTTCGAAGTCGGCACTTTAGGAAACCATGAATTTGATGAAGGTTTGCCTGAATACAAACGCATTTTGGACGGCGTTTCTACAAGTAAATTCGGACCAATCGTAGAAGCTTATCCACGCGTTAAAAGTGACATGAAAATCGTCGCAGCTAATGTGGTCAACAAAGGTACAAACAAAGTTGCAGAAGGCTTTTCACCTTATTATGTAAAAGAAATTGATGGTGTTAAAGTTGGCTTTATTGGTATCGTTACAACAGAAATTCCTAATTTAGTTCTTGCAAATCATATTAAAGACTACGATTTCCTTGATGAAGCAGAAACTATCGTAAAATACTCTGCTGAACTCAGAGGTCAAGGTGTTAACGCAATCGTTGTTTTATCACACGTTCCAGCCCTTTCCACTGGGAACCCAAACACTGGAACTAAACAAGATGTAGCTGGAGAAGCTGCTAATATGATGACAAAAGCAAATGAACTAGACCCCAATAACTCAGTCGATTTAGTTCTTGCAGGACATAATCACCAATACACAAATGGACTAGTTGGAAAAACTCGGATTGTTCAAAGTTACAACAATGGCAAAGCTTTTTCAGACGTAACTGGCGAACTTGATAAAACAACCGGTGATTTCGTTACTCCACCTGATGCTAAAATTACATACAATACGAGAAACGTCACACCAAATGCAGATATTACGGCCGTAACTGAAGATGCAAAAAGTCGCATTGAAGGAGTTATTAACGAAACTATCGGCCTTGCAAATAAAGATGTCATTTCTCGTGACACAAACTTAGACAATAAAGCAATTGATGATAAAGAATCCGAGCTTGGTAATATGATTACAGATGCGCAACGTTATATGGCAAATAAAGCTGGCGCCGATGTCGACTTTGCTATGACAAATAATGGCGGAATTCGTGCTGACCTTACTACTCGCCTTGCAAATGGTCAAAATGAAATCACATGGGGCGCGGCTCAAGCTGTTCAACCATTTGGTAACATTCTTCAAGTGGTGGAAATGACTGGTGCGGATATTCTTGAAGCATTAAACCAACAATATTTAAGCAACCAAACTTATTTCCTTCAAATTTCTGGATTAAAATACACTTTCACAGATACAGATGACTTAGATCATGCGTACAAAGTGGCAAGCGTTACAACTGAAGATGGCACTCCTTTAAAAGCGGACCAAAAATACAAAGTCGTAATTAATGACTTCCTATTTGGCGGTGGAGACGGATTCTCTGCTTTCAAAAAAGCTAACTTAGTAACTGCAATTGACCCAGATACAGAAACATTCATCAATTACATCAAAGACCAAAAAGCTGCCGGCAAAGTCATTACGGCTCAAAAAGAAGGACGTAAAGTCTACAAATCCAAAGCTGAAATCGACAAAGAAACCGAAGATGCAGCAATCAAAGCAATTAAAGACGCAACAAAAATTAACAAACTAGCTGAAAAAGAAAAAGCATTAACCGGAACTACTTTACCATTTGCTACAGTTGCTGTTCAAAAAGCTGATACTACTGCCAAAATGGCTCGTGCCGCTGATCCAACTGCAACTGCTGATACAAATGGCAAATTTTCCGTAGATGTATCTTCTTTAGACCTTAAAGAAGGCGACCAAATCACAACAACTATTACAGACTCTAACGGATACAGCACTACTTTCCAAACAACAGTTCAAGCAGCCGCAACTACTCCACCAGATAACGGCAATGGCGGAACGGATAATGGTAATGGTGGGACAGATAATGGTAATGGAAATAATGGTGGAACGGATAACGGTAATGGAAATAATGGTGGAACGGATAACGGTAATGGTAATGCAGGCAATGGATCTGGGACAACAGGCGGAACAACGACAACTGAAAAGCCAGCCACTACTACACCAAACACTACTCCTAGTGGAAATACCAATACAACCTTACCAACAACAGGTGATACAGCAGGACTTGCAACAGTATTCGGTCTTATTTTAACAACTACAGCTCTTTATACTTTACGTAAAAAGGGTTGA
- a CDS encoding EAL domain-containing protein: MDISSTEIWDAIRRNSYLLYYQPKVDAKTNKVIGFEGLIRLKTATAVLAPMDFFEDVALLNATREMQDFVAETAIEQLNQLGGRFSISINIPAHYVVSSNYMASLYDYVKEHLKYPECLEIEIIERGEITELAVADKNLRKIKNLGVKVSMDDFGKGYSSLAYLRSLPIDIVKTDMSFIALLKTDRRQQIIIQAIVNLCHDLGGKVVTEGVEDIEQVKKLREMKVDYFQGFYFSRPLPMEEIKQKYSIV; this comes from the coding sequence ATGGATATCTCGAGCACGGAAATTTGGGATGCGATTAGGAGAAATAGTTATTTACTATATTATCAACCAAAAGTAGATGCTAAAACAAATAAAGTCATTGGTTTTGAAGGCTTAATCAGGTTGAAAACAGCGACAGCAGTTCTGGCCCCAATGGATTTCTTTGAGGATGTTGCCCTTTTAAATGCAACTCGGGAAATGCAAGATTTTGTTGCTGAAACGGCGATAGAACAGCTTAATCAGTTGGGTGGGCGTTTTTCTATTTCGATTAATATTCCAGCACATTATGTAGTAAGCAGTAATTATATGGCTTCTTTGTATGATTATGTGAAAGAACATTTAAAGTATCCGGAATGCTTAGAAATAGAAATTATTGAGCGAGGCGAGATTACGGAACTTGCTGTTGCAGACAAAAACTTAAGAAAAATCAAAAATCTTGGTGTCAAGGTGAGCATGGATGATTTTGGAAAAGGTTATAGTTCGCTTGCCTATTTGCGCAGTTTGCCAATTGATATTGTCAAAACAGATATGTCGTTTATTGCGCTTTTAAAAACAGATCGTCGACAACAAATAATTATTCAAGCAATTGTTAACTTATGCCATGATTTAGGTGGGAAAGTGGTCACGGAAGGCGTAGAAGACATTGAACAAGTGAAAAAATTACGAGAAATGAAAGTGGACTACTTTCAAGGCTTTTATTTTAGTCGGCCGCTACCAATGGAAGAAATCAAACAAAAATATTCCATCGTCTGA
- a CDS encoding N-acetylmuramoyl-L-alanine amidase — protein sequence MTKIWIDAGHGGKDSGAVGNGLVEKDWVLTVAKQIQNELMKAGFEVGMTRTNDTFYELSDRAKKANSFKADLFISIHFNAGGGKGYEDYIYTSTPAKTVEIQKIIHKNVISKITKHGMNDRGIKKANFAVLRETAMDAILLEAGFCDSTDAAILEKQSYKNDYCSGIVAGVQEIFGAMVTKYRAGKYLTSDDAISGNNIKGYLEAGTKVFVYKETDKTLNLTTKKGVPGSWVLKTEVNIGKR from the coding sequence ATGACAAAAATATGGATTGATGCAGGTCATGGTGGGAAAGATTCTGGCGCAGTTGGAAACGGGCTTGTCGAAAAAGATTGGGTGCTGACTGTAGCGAAACAAATTCAAAATGAATTGATGAAAGCTGGTTTTGAAGTTGGTATGACACGAACAAATGATACTTTTTATGAATTAAGTGATCGTGCTAAAAAAGCAAATAGTTTCAAAGCGGATTTATTTATTTCGATTCACTTTAATGCTGGTGGGGGAAAAGGTTATGAAGACTATATTTATACGTCTACTCCCGCGAAAACAGTTGAAATACAAAAAATTATCCACAAAAATGTTATCTCTAAAATTACTAAACATGGAATGAACGACCGAGGAATAAAGAAAGCTAATTTTGCTGTTTTAAGAGAAACGGCAATGGATGCAATTTTACTTGAGGCTGGTTTTTGTGATAGTACAGACGCGGCTATTCTTGAAAAACAATCCTATAAAAATGATTATTGTTCAGGTATTGTTGCAGGCGTTCAGGAGATTTTTGGAGCTATGGTTACAAAATATCGTGCAGGAAAATATTTGACTAGCGACGATGCTATTTCTGGCAACAATATCAAAGGTTATTTGGAAGCAGGAACGAAGGTTTTTGTTTATAAAGAAACAGACAAAACGCTTAATTTAACTACGAAAAAAGGTGTACCAGGAAGTTGGGTTCTAAAAACAGAAGTGAATATTGGAAAGAGATAA
- a CDS encoding RNA polymerase sigma factor, which yields MLLSDEQIIQVTKQMYVYLIRQGVRAEVAKDLAQDAIIKAWRYEKEIPLEKQKAFIFKIVTNEFYQYYRKHKREIITEDFSHLIHSGELTDNLLIQQEQSTEIINTMKNLNENHQKLLMMKYDIGMSYQEIAEYLDTTPSNVKTYLSRARSAFKKIWGDFNE from the coding sequence TTGTTACTTTCGGATGAACAAATCATACAAGTTACAAAGCAGATGTACGTTTATTTAATAAGACAGGGAGTTAGGGCCGAAGTAGCAAAAGACCTTGCGCAAGATGCTATTATTAAAGCTTGGCGTTACGAGAAAGAAATCCCTCTTGAAAAACAAAAAGCCTTTATCTTTAAAATCGTAACGAATGAATTCTATCAGTATTACCGAAAACACAAAAGAGAAATCATTACAGAAGACTTTAGCCACCTAATCCATTCCGGAGAATTGACGGATAATTTATTAATACAGCAAGAACAAAGCACAGAAATCATAAACACGATGAAAAATCTAAATGAAAATCATCAAAAATTATTAATGATGAAATATGATATCGGCATGAGTTATCAGGAAATTGCAGAGTATTTGGATACAACTCCATCTAACGTGAAGACCTATTTATCAAGAGCTAGAAGTGCCTTTAAGAAAATCTGGGGGGATTTTAATGAGTAA
- a CDS encoding holin family protein translates to MDFFLKLGITVFGAVFGYLFGDVDLLVKVLVCFIIADYISGLLASGYLGELSSKMGFKGIAKKIAILILVAIAHQIDLILGTHNTTRDAVIFFYLANELISILENFVRMGMKVPEILKNLILIFDAKAGDEEEKHDKNMD, encoded by the coding sequence ATGGACTTTTTTCTAAAACTTGGAATAACAGTTTTTGGCGCGGTGTTTGGATACTTGTTTGGGGATGTGGATTTATTGGTAAAAGTGCTGGTGTGCTTTATTATAGCTGACTATATCTCTGGGCTACTTGCATCAGGGTATCTAGGGGAACTTAGCAGCAAAATGGGTTTCAAAGGAATCGCGAAAAAAATTGCTATCTTAATTTTAGTAGCTATTGCGCATCAAATAGATTTGATTCTCGGAACGCATAATACAACGCGGGATGCAGTTATCTTTTTCTATTTGGCGAATGAGTTGATTTCTATTTTGGAAAATTTTGTTCGAATGGGGATGAAAGTCCCGGAAATATTGAAAAATTTAATTTTAATTTTTGATGCAAAAGCAGGAGATGAGGAGGAAAAGCATGACAAAAATATGGATTGA
- a CDS encoding anti sigma factor C-terminal domain-containing protein — protein sequence MSKEPNDELEDLFDIEKMSKEVKKVKRRSISKTSVIIIGIVLLILAGVLGYLYISNKVASDKARKQAENHVAFVTTINEFYKYPNTILQTSTEISDNNRKVEISEVNFKLLKDRFIPFTTATMSLDSDGIGSGYPTIEINLEEKEKDGEKYKVGINDLTTGNRLADYYHPLKKYSSMKQDLKKLSEFPKNTYLEMAISFDKAYSSLEVEKMLPNNLKPTFFWLDGYDLSIDDMPSPLNEQLYGYDNPNTNLENKFWTNPIEDEQDYIKQMKLSNFTFYSNGSISQDGTVYGSGKSVYKVLKTKSDKGEKLVIGISIVATKEELQQLANVNYIRASSVGVISNAVDAANYYEQTGEIN from the coding sequence ATGAGTAAGGAACCAAATGATGAATTAGAAGACTTGTTTGATATAGAAAAAATGAGCAAAGAAGTAAAAAAAGTAAAGCGTCGTAGCATTTCTAAAACATCAGTAATCATTATCGGGATTGTATTACTTATTCTTGCTGGGGTACTTGGTTATTTATATATTTCTAACAAAGTAGCTTCGGATAAAGCAAGAAAACAAGCAGAAAATCATGTAGCTTTCGTAACAACTATCAATGAATTCTATAAATATCCGAATACCATTCTTCAGACATCTACAGAAATAAGTGATAATAATCGTAAAGTGGAGATATCAGAGGTGAATTTCAAATTATTAAAAGATAGATTTATTCCGTTTACTACAGCAACTATGAGTTTAGATTCAGATGGTATAGGCTCAGGCTATCCTACAATAGAAATTAATTTAGAAGAGAAAGAAAAAGACGGGGAGAAATATAAAGTTGGTATTAATGATTTAACAACTGGAAATAGATTAGCTGATTATTACCATCCTTTGAAAAAATATTCTTCTATGAAACAAGATTTGAAAAAATTAAGCGAATTTCCTAAAAACACCTATTTAGAGATGGCTATCTCTTTTGATAAAGCTTATTCCTCTCTAGAAGTGGAAAAAATGTTACCCAATAATTTAAAACCAACGTTCTTTTGGTTAGATGGTTATGATCTTTCTATTGATGACATGCCTTCACCCCTTAATGAACAATTATATGGTTATGATAATCCCAATACTAATTTAGAGAATAAATTCTGGACAAATCCAATAGAAGACGAACAAGATTATATCAAACAAATGAAGTTGAGCAACTTTACTTTCTATTCTAATGGAAGTATTTCACAAGATGGTACAGTATATGGTTCTGGTAAAAGCGTTTATAAGGTTTTAAAAACTAAATCCGATAAAGGAGAAAAGTTGGTTATCGGAATTTCCATCGTTGCCACTAAAGAAGAATTACAGCAATTAGCCAATGTAAATTATATCCGAGCATCAAGTGTAGGCGTAATTTCAAACGCAGTAGATGCAGCAAACTACTACGAACAAACTGGGGAAATCAATTGA
- a CDS encoding helix-turn-helix transcriptional regulator: protein MELNKFVGNKIKQYREERGLNQEALAEKLHTTRQTISRYENGDRKANQDVLFELAKIFNKRLDDFFPERNLPPVDERLVTIAAHIDDDVTEEEMRDILAYIEMKKKLHRGM from the coding sequence ATGGAGTTAAATAAATTTGTAGGAAATAAAATAAAACAATATCGCGAGGAACGAGGTCTAAATCAAGAAGCATTGGCAGAAAAGCTTCATACTACTCGTCAAACAATTAGCCGCTATGAGAATGGCGACCGTAAAGCAAATCAAGATGTTTTATTTGAACTTGCAAAAATATTCAACAAAAGATTAGATGACTTTTTTCCCGAAAGAAATTTACCACCTGTTGACGAACGCTTGGTGACAATTGCCGCTCATATTGATGATGATGTAACAGAGGAAGAAATGCGAGATATTTTAGCTTATATAGAGATGAAGAAAAAACTCCATCGCGGGATGTGA